A section of the Hippea sp. KM1 genome encodes:
- the folD gene encoding bifunctional methylenetetrahydrofolate dehydrogenase/methenyltetrahydrofolate cyclohydrolase FolD, whose product MVILDGKALSKKIKENIKEEVRLLKEKGIIPGLAVILVGDNPASQVYVNMKTKACEEVGIYSINHRMPAEITEKELIDVIKMLNDNPMVHGILVQLPLPKHIREERIIEAIDYTKDVDGFHPYNMGRLARGNPLFSSCTPLGIMKMFEEYHIDLEGKDVVMVGAGNITGKPMALMLLNANATVEVCHIYTKDLKEKTRQADIVISAVGKPSLITEDMVKEGAIVIDVGISRVNGKVVGDVDFENVSKKASYITPVPGGVGPMTIAMLLYNTLLSVKLKEK is encoded by the coding sequence ATGGTAATATTGGATGGTAAGGCGTTATCCAAAAAGATAAAGGAGAACATAAAAGAGGAAGTCAGGCTGCTTAAGGAAAAGGGCATTATACCCGGTCTGGCCGTGATATTGGTGGGTGATAATCCGGCAAGCCAGGTTTATGTCAACATGAAGACAAAGGCCTGCGAGGAGGTGGGTATATACTCGATCAACCACAGGATGCCGGCCGAGATTACAGAAAAGGAACTCATTGATGTTATAAAGATGCTCAACGATAACCCGATGGTTCACGGCATATTAGTCCAATTGCCGCTTCCCAAACACATCAGGGAGGAGCGCATAATAGAGGCTATAGATTACACCAAGGATGTGGACGGTTTTCATCCGTATAATATGGGGAGGTTGGCCAGGGGTAATCCACTCTTTAGCTCATGCACGCCCCTTGGAATAATGAAGATGTTTGAGGAATACCACATAGACCTTGAGGGTAAGGATGTGGTAATGGTGGGGGCTGGAAACATAACGGGGAAGCCCATGGCCTTGATGTTGCTTAATGCCAATGCCACCGTTGAGGTGTGTCATATCTATACAAAGGATTTAAAGGAGAAAACCAGGCAGGCCGACATAGTCATATCGGCCGTGGGTAAACCATCGTTGATTACGGAGGATATGGTAAAAGAGGGTGCTATTGTCATAGATGTGGGCATAAGCAGGGTTAATGGGAAGGTTGTCGGTGATGTGGATTTTGAGAATGTCTCCAAAAAGGCCTCCTATATAACCCCTGTGCCCGGCGGTGTTGGCCCTATGACCATAGCCATGCTGCTTTACAACACCCTTCTGTCGGTTAAGTTAAAAGAAAAATAA
- the rimP gene encoding ribosome maturation factor RimP has protein sequence MLSDELKEDIFVVVESLGFSVYDIEVSQKKLTIYIDKPGGVSIDDCELASRNISALLDVKDPFSNSYVLEVSSPGINRKLKTREHFDAARGKRCLVHTHFPVNDSKMFKGVLTECDDEGIVIGGVRIEFDNIKKARIDEI, from the coding sequence ATGCTGAGCGATGAACTGAAAGAGGATATTTTTGTGGTTGTTGAATCCTTAGGGTTTAGTGTTTATGACATAGAGGTTAGCCAGAAGAAGCTGACAATTTACATAGATAAGCCCGGCGGTGTTTCTATAGACGACTGCGAACTTGCAAGCAGGAATATATCAGCCCTATTGGATGTGAAGGATCCATTTAGCAATAGTTATGTTCTTGAGGTTTCAAGCCCGGGTATAAACAGGAAACTTAAGACCAGAGAGCATTTTGATGCGGCAAGGGGCAAAAGGTGCCTTGTGCATACCCATTTTCCTGTGAATGATTCAAAGATGTTCAAGGGCGTACTAACAGAATGCGATGATGAGGGTATTGTTATAGGTGGAGTGAGGATTGAATTTGATAACATAAAAAAGGCGAGGATCGATGAGATTTAG
- the nusA gene encoding transcription termination factor NusA, translating into MSEILQIAKKISEEHEIELSKVVEYLAEALKIAIQKKYGDEADVRIETDVDNEIFDVYVKKKVTERPMLDSQISIEEARKIKPDVKPGEYVEEKVDAKSLGRIAVTTIKNVITKLLRDIEKHKAYEEYKEYIGKIIVGEVWSIGANNNVIIDFKNAIGILPKREQGINDKYVVGEHIKAYVLDVIEEPKQVKLILSRTHPGFVKELFKKEVPEVREGSVEIKAVAREPSRRTKVAVYSKDSRIDPIGTCVGSKGVRIAAIVRELGDEKIDVIKWSADPSIYIRNAMSPAKVISVEIDEELKKAKVYVDDAEYSMAIGKGGVNAKLAAKLTGYNIDIAKISEREDSSDGDATLEDGGNQ; encoded by the coding sequence GTGAGCGAGATACTGCAGATAGCAAAGAAGATATCCGAAGAACACGAAATAGAGTTGAGCAAGGTCGTTGAATACTTGGCTGAGGCTTTAAAGATAGCCATACAGAAGAAGTATGGGGATGAGGCGGATGTCAGGATAGAAACGGATGTGGATAATGAGATATTTGATGTTTATGTTAAGAAGAAGGTCACAGAAAGGCCTATGCTCGATAGCCAGATAAGCATAGAGGAGGCAAGAAAGATAAAGCCGGATGTAAAGCCGGGTGAGTATGTTGAGGAAAAGGTCGATGCAAAGAGTTTGGGAAGGATAGCCGTAACGACGATAAAGAATGTAATAACGAAGCTTTTGAGGGATATTGAGAAACATAAGGCGTATGAGGAGTATAAGGAATACATAGGCAAGATCATAGTGGGAGAGGTCTGGAGCATAGGGGCTAATAACAATGTTATCATAGATTTTAAAAACGCCATTGGAATCCTGCCCAAAAGGGAGCAGGGCATCAACGATAAATATGTGGTTGGTGAGCATATTAAGGCCTATGTTTTGGATGTAATTGAGGAGCCTAAACAGGTTAAGCTGATACTCTCAAGAACCCATCCAGGCTTTGTTAAGGAGCTATTCAAGAAAGAGGTGCCTGAGGTTAGGGAGGGCAGCGTTGAGATCAAGGCTGTGGCCAGGGAGCCTTCAAGGAGGACGAAGGTTGCCGTCTATTCGAAAGACTCCCGAATAGACCCGATAGGCACCTGCGTCGGCTCAAAGGGTGTCAGGATAGCCGCTATCGTTAGGGAATTGGGCGATGAAAAGATAGATGTAATAAAGTGGAGTGCAGATCCGTCTATCTATATCAGGAACGCCATGTCGCCTGCAAAGGTCATATCGGTTGAGATTGACGAGGAGCTTAAGAAGGCTAAGGTTTATGTGGATGATGCTGAATACTCAATGGCAATAGGTAAGGGTGGCGTTAACGCAAAGTTGGCGGCCAAACTTACAGGATACAATATAGATATAGCCAAGATTTCAGAGAGAGAGGATAGCAGCGATGGCGATGCCACCTTAGAGGATGGAGGTAATCAATGA